One Jannaschia sp. GRR-S6-38 genomic window carries:
- a CDS encoding TRAP transporter small permease, translating into MARILDALYRAAAIAAAACIGAICLLIAAQVLLNAGSRIGLPLPTTIPSYADFAGFLLAGATFLALPWTLRTGGHVRVNLVTRLLPRSLRLAVELFVIALATGFVGFATGYAFLLVQESIAFGDVSPGIVPVPLWLPQLFMVTGLGLLTVSLIHSLFETWAAREPVLGGGEEA; encoded by the coding sequence ATGGCCCGCATCCTCGACGCGCTCTACCGCGCCGCCGCGATCGCCGCGGCCGCCTGCATCGGCGCGATCTGCCTTCTGATCGCGGCGCAGGTCCTCCTGAACGCGGGCAGCCGGATCGGCCTGCCGCTTCCCACGACGATCCCGTCCTATGCGGATTTCGCGGGATTCCTGCTGGCCGGCGCGACCTTCCTCGCGCTGCCCTGGACCTTGCGCACCGGGGGGCATGTGCGCGTGAACCTCGTGACGCGGCTGCTGCCGCGCAGCCTGCGCCTGGCGGTCGAGCTCTTCGTGATTGCCCTCGCGACGGGGTTCGTGGGCTTCGCGACGGGCTATGCGTTCCTGCTGGTGCAGGAGAGCATCGCGTTCGGCGACGTCTCGCCGGGGATCGTCCCGGTCCCGCTCTGGCTGCCGCAGCTCTTCATGGTGACGGGGCTCGGGCTGTTGACGGTCTCGCTGATCCACAGCCTCTTCGAGACCTGGGCCGCGCGCGAGCCGGTGCTGGGCGGCGGAGAGGAAGCCTGA
- a CDS encoding TRAP transporter large permease has translation MDLILTGLVLLILLFAFLAAGVWVALALAGVALVGLLAFSNAPAGLVLATTFWGHSHSWSLAALPLFILMGEVLLRSRLSQDMFSGLAPWLGRLPGRLLHVNVLGCAIFAAVSGSSAATAATIGRMSVPELEGRGYPQGLVIGTLAGSATLGLLIPPSIILIVYGVATEQSIARLFVAGILPGLMLVALFSGYVALRAWMDPDLIPPRGDRLPYLQRLKASRSLIPVAALILGVIGSIYTGLASPTDAAALGVVLAVILAFATGGFSWALLGQAMMAATRTSAMIAFILLGAAFLSVAMGFTGIPRALAAWIGEMGLSPFALLAVLTVFFIVLGCFLDGISVVVLTTSIILPMVQAVGIDPLWFGIYLVIVVEMSQITPPVGFNLFVIQGLTGIDILRIAKAAFPFFLILLLGVALITIFPGIVTALPGAMGN, from the coding sequence ATGGACCTGATCCTGACGGGCCTCGTCCTGCTGATCCTGCTCTTCGCCTTTCTCGCCGCGGGCGTCTGGGTGGCGCTGGCCCTGGCCGGGGTGGCGTTGGTGGGGCTTCTGGCCTTCTCGAACGCGCCGGCGGGCCTCGTGCTGGCCACCACCTTCTGGGGGCATTCGCATAGCTGGTCGCTGGCGGCCCTGCCGCTCTTCATCCTGATGGGCGAGGTCCTGCTGCGGTCCCGGCTGAGCCAGGACATGTTCAGCGGGCTGGCCCCCTGGCTGGGCCGCCTCCCAGGGCGGCTTCTGCATGTCAACGTGCTGGGCTGCGCGATCTTCGCCGCCGTCTCGGGATCGTCGGCGGCGACGGCGGCCACGATCGGGCGCATGTCGGTGCCCGAGCTGGAAGGCCGCGGCTATCCGCAGGGCCTCGTCATCGGGACGCTGGCCGGATCGGCCACGCTGGGCCTGCTGATCCCGCCCTCGATCATCCTGATCGTCTACGGCGTGGCGACCGAGCAGAGCATCGCGCGGCTGTTCGTGGCGGGCATCCTGCCGGGGCTTATGCTGGTCGCGCTGTTCTCGGGCTATGTCGCGCTCCGGGCCTGGATGGACCCGGACCTGATCCCCCCGAGGGGCGATCGGTTGCCCTATCTTCAGCGGCTCAAGGCCTCGCGCAGCCTGATCCCAGTGGCGGCGCTGATCCTGGGGGTGATCGGCTCGATCTATACCGGGCTCGCCTCGCCCACGGACGCGGCGGCGCTGGGCGTCGTGCTGGCGGTGATCCTGGCCTTCGCGACGGGCGGCTTCAGCTGGGCCCTGCTGGGGCAGGCGATGATGGCCGCGACGCGGACCAGCGCCATGATCGCTTTCATCCTGCTGGGGGCGGCCTTCCTGTCGGTGGCGATGGGCTTCACCGGCATCCCGCGCGCGCTGGCCGCCTGGATCGGCGAGATGGGGCTGTCACCCTTCGCGCTGCTGGCGGTGCTGACCGTGTTCTTCATCGTGCTGGGCTGCTTCCTCGACGGGATCTCGGTCGTCGTCCTGACCACCTCGATCATCCTGCCGATGGTGCAGGCGGTGGGGATCGACCCGCTCTGGTTCGGCATCTACCTCGTGATCGTCGTCGAGATGAGCCAGATCACCCCGCCCGTGGGCTTCAACCTCTTCGTCATCCAGGGGCTGACGGGCATCGACATCCTGCGCATCGCGAAGGCGGCCTTCCCGTTCTTCCTGATCCTCCTGCTCGGCGTGGCGCTGATCACGATCTTCCCCGGCATCGTCACCGCACTGCCGGGGGCGATGGGGAACTGA
- a CDS encoding TRAP transporter small permease subunit codes for MIWIDRLRRLNRGIALLTGLMLLACAGFVLLDITMRRLGGSLGGTEEIAGYAMAIGTAWGMAYTLLELGHVRIDLLRARGTTLVRALADIFSMVVLTATVTFIAVQAWPVVARSLANSSRANTPLETPLAWVQVPWFAGWVWFATVSAVLTLLALSMVLRGRAGETEAAIGAFAEVDTLQ; via the coding sequence ATGATCTGGATCGACCGGCTGCGCCGGCTCAACCGCGGCATCGCCCTTCTGACGGGGCTGATGCTGCTGGCCTGCGCGGGGTTCGTGCTGCTGGATATCACCATGCGCCGGCTCGGCGGCTCGCTGGGCGGCACCGAGGAGATCGCGGGCTACGCGATGGCCATCGGGACCGCCTGGGGCATGGCCTATACGCTGCTCGAGCTGGGCCATGTCCGCATCGACCTTCTGCGGGCGCGCGGCACGACGCTGGTGCGCGCGCTGGCCGACATCTTCTCGATGGTGGTCCTGACCGCCACCGTCACTTTCATCGCGGTCCAGGCCTGGCCGGTCGTGGCGCGCTCGCTGGCCAATTCCAGCCGGGCGAACACCCCGCTCGAGACGCCGCTCGCCTGGGTTCAGGTGCCTTGGTTCGCGGGCTGGGTCTGGTTCGCGACGGTCTCGGCGGTGCTGACCCTGCTGGCCTTGTCGATGGTCCTGCGCGGCCGCGCGGGGGAGACCGAGGCCGCCATCGGCGCCTTCGCGGAAGTGGATACGCTGCAATGA
- a CDS encoding putative hydro-lyase gives MLNTKPDHATLAKLSAAEVRAAIRRGDWDRHTAGLAAGKLQCNLAILPEAHALDFLRFCQRNPKPCPVVGVSDTGDPILPTLGRDIDIRSDVPRYRVFRDGEMTEEVTDIADLWRDDLVTVALGCSFTFENALMRAGIPVRHVELDRTVPMFNSDIELVPAGPFHGKMVVTMRPIPEDSVEDAWRISARFPQAHGAPLGRGDPAGFGIADLDAPDYGEAVPVHPGEVPVYWACGVTPQNVLRAARLPFCITHAPGHMLIADVAEDAATTVLQP, from the coding sequence ATGCTCAACACCAAACCCGATCACGCAACGCTGGCCAAGCTGTCGGCCGCCGAGGTGCGCGCCGCGATCCGGCGCGGCGACTGGGACCGCCACACGGCTGGCTTGGCGGCGGGCAAGCTGCAATGCAATCTCGCGATCCTGCCCGAGGCGCATGCGCTCGATTTCCTGCGCTTCTGCCAGCGCAATCCCAAGCCCTGCCCGGTCGTCGGCGTCTCCGATACCGGCGATCCGATACTGCCGACGCTGGGCCGCGACATCGACATCCGCAGCGACGTACCCCGCTACCGCGTGTTTCGCGACGGCGAGATGACGGAGGAGGTCACCGATATCGCCGACCTGTGGCGTGATGATCTGGTGACGGTGGCGCTCGGCTGTTCCTTCACCTTCGAGAACGCGCTGATGCGGGCCGGCATCCCCGTCCGCCATGTCGAGCTGGACCGCACCGTGCCGATGTTCAATTCCGATATCGAGCTCGTGCCCGCGGGCCCCTTCCACGGCAAGATGGTCGTGACCATGCGCCCGATCCCCGAAGACAGCGTCGAGGATGCCTGGCGCATCAGCGCCCGCTTCCCGCAGGCCCATGGCGCGCCGCTGGGCCGGGGCGATCCGGCGGGGTTCGGCATCGCCGATCTCGACGCCCCGGATTACGGCGAAGCGGTGCCCGTCCACCCGGGCGAGGTGCCCGTCTACTGGGCTTGCGGCGTCACGCCCCAGAACGTCCTGCGCGCCGCGCGCCTGCCCTTCTGCATCACCCACGCCCCCGGTCACATGCTGATCGCCGACGTGGCCGAGGATGCCGCAACCACGGTCCTGCAACCGTGA
- a CDS encoding FAD-binding oxidoreductase has protein sequence MIEAAATKALRDLLGDRLATGRSERDLHGRSETWHAPMPPDAVAYPKDADEVARIVGICARHGVPVIGWGTGTGLEGHAQAPRGGLTVNFRDMAAVLEVMEGDMLVRVQPGVTREALNAELRATGLMFPVDPGANASLGGMASTRASGTTAVRYGTMRDNVRGLELVLPDGRTIRTGTRARKSSAGYDLTALFVGSEGTLGLITELTLRLHPIPEAISAAVCGFRTTDAAISAVTEAMQMGLAPARIEYVDRATVAILNAADAAGLPETPHLLLEFHGSGAGVADEAARFGELAAEHGGSDYRWATRPEERTRLWSMRHRAYHTILASRPGATAIVTDVCVPVTRLGEAIGQAEAEIAASPLAGPILGHVGDGNYHAILLVDRDDPAEIACAKRLSDAMVAHALALGGTATGEHGVGLGKLHLMEAEHGAAWGVMGQIKRALDPEGIMNPGKVIRQN, from the coding sequence ATGATCGAGGCGGCCGCGACGAAGGCGCTGCGCGACCTGCTGGGCGACCGCCTGGCGACGGGCCGGAGCGAGCGGGACCTGCACGGACGGTCCGAGACCTGGCACGCGCCGATGCCGCCCGACGCGGTGGCCTATCCGAAGGACGCGGACGAGGTGGCGCGGATCGTCGGCATCTGCGCGCGCCACGGCGTGCCGGTCATCGGATGGGGCACCGGCACCGGGCTGGAGGGCCACGCCCAAGCGCCGCGCGGCGGGCTGACGGTGAATTTCCGCGATATGGCCGCCGTGCTGGAGGTGATGGAGGGCGACATGCTGGTCCGCGTGCAGCCCGGCGTCACGCGCGAAGCCCTCAACGCGGAGCTGCGCGCGACGGGGCTGATGTTCCCGGTCGATCCCGGCGCCAACGCGTCGCTGGGCGGCATGGCCTCGACCCGCGCCTCCGGTACCACCGCGGTGCGCTACGGCACGATGCGCGACAATGTCCGCGGGCTGGAATTGGTGCTGCCCGACGGCCGCACGATCCGGACGGGGACGCGGGCGCGGAAATCGTCGGCGGGCTACGACCTGACCGCGCTCTTCGTCGGGTCCGAGGGGACGCTGGGGCTGATCACCGAGCTGACCCTGCGCCTGCATCCGATCCCCGAGGCGATTTCGGCGGCGGTCTGCGGCTTCCGGACCACCGATGCCGCCATATCGGCGGTGACCGAGGCGATGCAGATGGGCCTCGCGCCCGCGCGGATCGAGTATGTCGACCGCGCGACGGTCGCGATCCTGAACGCTGCCGACGCCGCCGGCCTGCCCGAGACGCCGCATCTTCTGCTGGAATTCCATGGCTCCGGGGCGGGCGTGGCCGACGAGGCGGCGCGCTTCGGCGAGCTCGCGGCGGAGCATGGCGGCAGCGACTACCGCTGGGCCACGCGCCCCGAGGAGCGCACCCGCCTCTGGTCCATGCGTCACCGCGCCTATCACACGATCCTTGCCTCGCGCCCGGGCGCCACCGCCATCGTCACCGATGTCTGCGTGCCCGTCACCCGGCTGGGCGAGGCGATCGGGCAGGCCGAGGCCGAGATCGCGGCCTCACCGCTGGCGGGTCCGATCCTCGGCCACGTGGGGGACGGCAACTACCACGCAATCCTGCTGGTCGATCGCGACGACCCGGCCGAGATCGCCTGCGCCAAGCGGCTGTCGGACGCGATGGTCGCGCATGCGCTGGCGCTCGGCGGGACCGCTACGGGCGAGCATGGCGTGGGGCTCGGCAAACTGCACCTGATGGAGGCCGAGCACGGCGCGGCCTGGGGCGTGATGGGCCAGATCAAGCGGGCGCTGGACCCCGAGGGCATCATGAACCCCGGCAAGGTGATCCGGCAGAACTGA
- a CDS encoding chloride channel protein — MAAGARSWAVLREKGPSQIQFWFIALAIGIASGYAAVAFMLGIEHLQTFLYGTDDPQRLHSFAASLPWFWVLILPAMGGLVVGAILTRFTPDARVRGVAEVIEASAMKEGRVERRAGLASIASSLITLSSGGSSGREGPVVHMCGMIAGWVSNRLNADGITGRELLGCAVAAGVAASFNAPLAGALFALEVVLRHFAVHAIAPIAISAAAGSVISRIHFGDVTEFELPQDGVLAFYVELPAFILLGLTCGLVAFVLMRSIFMAEDVATRVQARFRIPAMLRPAAAGLMLGAMAIFFPHIIGVGYETTSMALSGDLLLQEAIVFAVLKVVACSVTMGGRMGGGVFSPALMVGALTGLAFGLIATAFLPAISGSDTLYALAGMGAVAAAVLGAPISTTLIVLELTGDWQTGLAVMVAVSIATALASRLVDRSFFLTQLERRGIHLAAGPQRYLLAMYKVSSVMKALDHPKAPAEDRVRRAVNEGLFVAPGDTLEAAMPLFEKSGSDFVAVIRLDESSEQPQVLGVLLHVDALRVFNRALAATAAEEHS, encoded by the coding sequence ATGGCGGCGGGCGCGCGGAGCTGGGCGGTGCTGCGCGAGAAGGGGCCCAGCCAGATCCAGTTCTGGTTCATCGCGCTCGCCATCGGGATCGCCTCGGGCTACGCGGCCGTGGCCTTCATGCTGGGCATCGAGCATCTGCAGACCTTCCTCTACGGCACGGACGATCCCCAGCGCCTGCACAGCTTCGCGGCGAGCCTGCCGTGGTTCTGGGTCCTGATCCTGCCGGCGATGGGCGGTCTCGTGGTGGGCGCGATACTGACGCGGTTCACCCCCGATGCCCGCGTCCGCGGGGTGGCCGAGGTGATCGAGGCTTCCGCCATGAAGGAGGGCCGAGTCGAGCGCCGCGCGGGGCTTGCCTCCATCGCGTCCTCGCTCATCACCCTGTCCTCGGGCGGCTCCTCGGGGCGGGAGGGGCCGGTCGTCCATATGTGCGGGATGATCGCGGGCTGGGTGTCGAACCGGCTCAACGCCGACGGCATTACGGGCCGTGAATTGCTGGGCTGCGCCGTGGCAGCCGGCGTGGCCGCAAGCTTCAACGCACCGCTGGCCGGCGCGCTCTTCGCGCTGGAGGTGGTGCTGCGCCATTTCGCGGTCCACGCCATCGCGCCCATCGCGATCTCCGCCGCCGCGGGCTCGGTCATCAGCCGCATCCATTTCGGCGACGTGACCGAGTTCGAGCTGCCGCAGGACGGCGTGCTGGCCTTCTACGTGGAGCTTCCGGCCTTCATCCTGCTGGGGCTCACCTGCGGGCTGGTGGCCTTCGTGCTGATGCGCTCGATCTTCATGGCCGAGGATGTGGCGACGCGCGTGCAGGCGCGGTTCCGGATCCCGGCGATGCTGCGGCCGGCGGCAGCGGGGCTGATGCTGGGCGCGATGGCGATCTTCTTCCCCCATATCATCGGCGTCGGCTACGAGACGACCAGCATGGCGCTGTCGGGCGATCTGCTCCTGCAGGAGGCGATCGTCTTCGCCGTGCTGAAGGTCGTCGCCTGCTCGGTGACGATGGGCGGCCGCATGGGCGGCGGCGTCTTCTCGCCCGCGCTGATGGTCGGCGCGCTGACCGGGCTGGCCTTCGGGCTGATCGCCACCGCCTTCCTGCCGGCTATCTCCGGCTCCGACACGCTCTACGCCCTTGCGGGCATGGGGGCGGTGGCCGCGGCGGTGCTGGGGGCGCCGATCTCGACCACGCTGATCGTGCTGGAGCTGACCGGCGACTGGCAGACCGGCCTCGCCGTCATGGTCGCGGTCTCGATCGCCACCGCGCTCGCCTCGCGGCTGGTCGATCGCAGCTTCTTCCTGACGCAGCTCGAACGCCGCGGCATCCATCTCGCCGCGGGGCCGCAGCGCTACCTGCTGGCGATGTACAAGGTGTCGAGCGTGATGAAGGCGCTCGACCATCCGAAGGCCCCGGCCGAGGACCGGGTGCGGCGCGCCGTCAACGAGGGCCTGTTCGTCGCGCCGGGCGACACGCTGGAGGCGGCGATGCCGCTTTTCGAGAAGTCGGGCAGCGATTTCGTGGCCGTGATCCGCCTCGATGAGAGTTCCGAGCAGCCGCAGGTGCTCGGCGTGCTGCTGCATGTCGATGCGCTGCGGGTCTTCAATCGCGCGCTGGCGGCGACGGCGGCCGAGGAACACTCCTGA
- a CDS encoding TRAP transporter substrate-binding protein yields the protein MKRTMILLASTAALTAPAGAETLSVVGSWSSLPLHNAYEAPYWTEAMPAAVPGMEVELTTHNQMNLGLGDVYPLLGQGVYDVAMTVADYAVADAPELEGLDVPLIALTADEARAMVEAAKPMVADIFRDRFNAEMLAIAPYPPQVVFCNAEIGGLDDMQGLKVRASGRMTAKLLEALGAEGVNVSFAEVPGALQNGVVDCAVTGAGSGYSAGWWEVSTHLLPLPLGGWDSVVTAMNLDKWNSLDAETQTALRASIAADFEDPAWASAQDALVNDIACLTGNGECPAGDARGMVLVEASDADFARAREILVTEVLPEWAERAGGDWAQRWNDSVGAVTGVSIE from the coding sequence ATGAAACGGACCATGATCCTTCTGGCGAGCACCGCGGCCCTGACCGCGCCGGCGGGCGCCGAAACCCTCAGCGTGGTCGGCAGCTGGTCCAGCCTGCCGCTGCACAACGCCTACGAGGCCCCCTACTGGACCGAGGCGATGCCCGCCGCCGTGCCTGGGATGGAGGTCGAACTGACCACGCATAACCAGATGAACCTCGGCCTGGGCGACGTCTATCCGCTGCTGGGACAGGGCGTGTACGACGTGGCGATGACCGTGGCCGATTACGCCGTGGCCGATGCGCCCGAGCTCGAGGGGCTGGACGTGCCGCTGATCGCGCTGACCGCCGACGAGGCGCGCGCCATGGTCGAGGCGGCGAAGCCCATGGTTGCCGATATCTTCCGCGACCGGTTCAACGCCGAGATGCTGGCCATCGCGCCCTACCCGCCGCAGGTCGTCTTCTGCAACGCCGAGATCGGCGGCCTGGACGACATGCAGGGCCTCAAGGTCCGCGCCTCGGGCCGGATGACGGCCAAGCTGCTGGAGGCGCTGGGCGCCGAGGGCGTCAATGTCTCCTTCGCGGAGGTGCCGGGCGCGCTTCAGAACGGCGTCGTCGATTGCGCAGTGACGGGCGCGGGCTCGGGCTACTCGGCGGGCTGGTGGGAGGTGTCCACCCATCTGCTGCCGCTGCCGCTGGGCGGCTGGGACTCGGTGGTCACGGCGATGAACCTCGACAAGTGGAACAGCCTCGACGCCGAGACGCAGACCGCCCTGCGGGCCTCGATCGCCGCCGATTTCGAGGACCCGGCCTGGGCCTCGGCGCAGGACGCGCTGGTCAACGACATCGCCTGCCTCACCGGCAACGGCGAATGCCCCGCGGGCGACGCCCGTGGCATGGTGCTGGTCGAGGCCTCGGACGCGGATTTCGCCCGGGCCCGCGAGATCCTGGTGACTGAAGTTTTGCCCGAATGGGCCGAACGCGCGGGCGGTGACTGGGCCCAGCGCTGGAACGACAGCGTGGGTGCGGTCACCGGCGTCAGCATCGAGTGA
- a CDS encoding DUF427 domain-containing protein yields MAHIRVTPAEGVWTVRSDDGVIVESRNAKILNEGDMPFVVYFPRDDIALALFERSSKSTHCPHKGDASYFSYVGQSARIADVAWSYEDVTNPDAKDVEAHLAFDAGKVTVERV; encoded by the coding sequence ATGGCCCATATCCGCGTGACGCCCGCCGAGGGCGTCTGGACCGTGCGCTCCGATGACGGCGTCATCGTCGAAAGCCGCAACGCCAAGATCCTCAACGAGGGCGACATGCCCTTCGTGGTCTATTTCCCGCGCGACGACATCGCGCTGGCGCTGTTCGAGCGCTCGTCGAAATCCACCCATTGCCCGCACAAGGGCGATGCGAGCTACTTCTCCTATGTCGGGCAATCGGCGCGGATCGCCGATGTCGCGTGGAGCTACGAGGACGTGACGAACCCGGACGCCAAGGATGTCGAGGCGCATCTCGCCTTCGACGCGGGCAAGGTGACCGTGGAGCGCGTCTGA
- a CDS encoding LysR family transcriptional regulator: MTLDQLRAFLWTARLGGVRKAARRLNLSQPAISTRIATLEAELKRPLFDRLPGRLQLTRQGRMLLTYAEQMLFVEDAIRANVADPSEAEGLFRVGASETIAQSWLPDFLQALSARYPRVTLDLTVDISIDLRAALLDRRLDLAFLMGPVSDFSVENAALPQFELQWFKSAAMGPVDLAHVPVISYSRQTRPYRELAETLARRHGPGVRIYASASLSAALQMIAAGVAVGPYPPDLARPLVEAGRIVPFDAGFQPEPLVFTASWLAEPRSHLIETGARLAQEVAEGWASGRSESAITADPK; the protein is encoded by the coding sequence ATGACGCTCGATCAGCTCCGCGCCTTTCTCTGGACCGCGCGGCTGGGCGGGGTTCGCAAGGCGGCCCGGCGCCTGAACCTGTCGCAGCCGGCCATCTCGACCCGGATCGCGACGCTGGAGGCGGAATTGAAGCGCCCGCTCTTCGACCGGCTGCCGGGACGGCTGCAGCTGACGCGGCAGGGCCGGATGCTGCTGACCTATGCCGAGCAGATGCTTTTCGTCGAGGACGCGATCCGCGCGAACGTGGCCGATCCGAGCGAGGCCGAGGGGCTGTTCCGCGTCGGCGCCTCCGAGACCATCGCCCAGAGCTGGCTGCCCGATTTCCTGCAGGCGCTCAGCGCGCGTTATCCCCGGGTCACGCTGGACCTGACGGTCGACATCTCGATCGACCTGCGCGCCGCGCTCCTCGACCGCCGCCTCGATCTCGCCTTCCTGATGGGCCCGGTCTCGGACTTCTCGGTCGAGAACGCCGCGCTGCCGCAATTCGAGCTGCAATGGTTCAAATCCGCCGCGATGGGGCCGGTCGACCTCGCCCACGTGCCCGTCATCTCCTATTCGCGGCAGACGCGCCCCTACCGCGAACTGGCCGAGACGCTGGCGCGGCGGCACGGGCCGGGCGTGCGGATCTACGCCTCCGCCTCGCTGTCGGCGGCGCTGCAGATGATCGCGGCGGGCGTGGCCGTGGGCCCCTACCCGCCCGACCTCGCGCGGCCGTTGGTCGAGGCCGGCCGCATCGTACCCTTCGATGCCGGCTTCCAGCCCGAGCCGCTCGTCTTCACCGCCTCCTGGCTGGCCGAGCCGCGCAGCCACCTGATCGAGACCGGCGCGCGACTGGCGCAGGAGGTGGCGGAGGGTTGGGCGTCCGGGCGATCCGAATCCGCGATCACTGCCGATCCGAAATGA
- a CDS encoding TRAP transporter large permease, whose amino-acid sequence MIGAVAAGLLGLLALSIPVGIVLFLLGFGVDAFFSAFPLSRGLGNMVWSSSNSATLIAIPFFVLLGEVLVRSGVATRTYAALDRWVSWLPGGLVHANIATATMFSATSGSSVATAATVATVAMPQAEKLGYDPKLFSGAIAAGGTLGIMIPPSINLIVYGFLTQTSIPRLFLAGLVPGLLLALAFMAATVAICVVRPGLGGVRRTFPFAQMLRALLDLGPIILLFGLIVGSIYRGWATPTEAAAVGVAGAFVIAALFGGINWQMLRESLLGTVKITAMIMLIVIGASFLNFTLASAGLGREINAFMDGLGLGPLGTILVIVVLYIVLGFFIETLSLMVVTIPIIVPLVVSQDYDPIWFGILMIVLIEMALITPPVGLNLYVVQGARKSGSLNEVMLGTIPYVLIMLAMAFLLIAAPGLATWLPDQLAQ is encoded by the coding sequence ATGATCGGCGCCGTCGCCGCGGGTCTGCTGGGCCTTCTCGCGCTGTCGATCCCGGTGGGGATCGTGCTGTTCCTGCTGGGCTTCGGGGTGGATGCCTTCTTCTCGGCCTTTCCGCTGTCGCGGGGCCTGGGCAACATGGTCTGGTCGTCCTCGAACTCGGCCACGCTGATCGCCATCCCCTTCTTCGTCCTGCTGGGCGAGGTGCTGGTCCGATCCGGGGTCGCCACGCGCACCTATGCGGCGCTCGACCGCTGGGTTAGCTGGCTGCCGGGCGGGCTGGTCCATGCCAATATCGCGACCGCCACGATGTTCTCGGCCACCTCGGGCTCCTCGGTCGCGACGGCGGCGACGGTCGCCACGGTGGCGATGCCGCAGGCCGAGAAGCTGGGCTACGACCCCAAGCTCTTTTCCGGGGCGATCGCGGCGGGGGGCACGCTGGGGATCATGATCCCGCCCTCGATCAACCTGATCGTCTACGGCTTCCTCACCCAGACCTCGATCCCGCGGCTGTTCCTGGCGGGGCTGGTGCCCGGCCTGCTGCTGGCGCTGGCCTTCATGGCGGCGACGGTCGCGATCTGCGTGGTCCGGCCGGGCCTGGGCGGCGTGCGCCGGACCTTTCCCTTCGCGCAGATGCTGCGCGCGCTCTTGGATCTGGGGCCGATCATCCTGCTTTTCGGCCTGATCGTCGGCTCGATCTATCGCGGTTGGGCCACCCCCACCGAGGCCGCCGCCGTCGGCGTCGCGGGCGCCTTCGTGATCGCCGCGCTTTTCGGCGGGATCAACTGGCAGATGCTGCGCGAGAGCCTTCTGGGCACGGTCAAGATCACCGCGATGATCATGCTGATCGTGATCGGCGCGTCCTTCCTGAACTTTACGCTGGCCTCCGCCGGTCTCGGGCGCGAGATCAACGCCTTCATGGACGGGTTGGGGCTGGGGCCGCTGGGCACGATCCTGGTGATCGTCGTCCTCTATATCGTGCTGGGCTTCTTCATCGAGACGCTGTCGCTGATGGTCGTCACAATCCCGATCATCGTGCCGCTGGTCGTTTCGCAGGACTACGACCCGATCTGGTTCGGGATCCTGATGATCGTGCTGATCGAGATGGCGCTCATCACGCCGCCCGTGGGCCTGAACCTCTATGTCGTGCAAGGCGCGCGGAAATCGGGCTCGCTCAACGAGGTGATGCTGGGGACGATCCCTTACGTCCTCATCATGCTGGCGATGGCCTTCCTGCTGATCGCCGCGCCGGGGCTCGCGACCTGGCTGCCCGACCAGCTGGCGCAGTAG
- a CDS encoding TRAP transporter substrate-binding protein yields the protein MKLLLGAALAAVTALPAAAQSWDMPTPYGDSVFHTANIIEFAEDIRGATEGALDITVHSAGSLFPHAEIKNAVRSGQVPIGEFLLSRLSNEDAAFGLDSQPFVATSYEQARALWDAQMPVITELLAEQGLRPLYAVPWPAQGLYTNGEVTAASDLEGLRFRAYNAQLEEFAGLAGAAPVQVEAPDIPQAFATGQVEAMMTSPSTGVSSSAWDFVTHYGQVDAWLPKNIVVVNERAFLRLDEAAQKAILEAAARAEARGWQLSMEETSSKTEELAANGITVYAPSEQLVADLQGFGAQMLETWNASASDEAKQILETFNQ from the coding sequence ATGAAACTGCTTCTGGGCGCCGCCCTCGCCGCCGTCACCGCGCTGCCGGCCGCGGCACAATCCTGGGACATGCCGACGCCCTATGGCGACAGCGTGTTCCACACCGCCAACATCATCGAATTCGCCGAGGACATCCGCGGCGCCACCGAGGGCGCGCTCGATATCACGGTGCATTCGGCGGGATCGCTCTTTCCGCATGCCGAGATCAAGAACGCCGTCCGGTCGGGGCAGGTCCCGATCGGGGAGTTCCTGCTGTCGCGCCTCTCGAACGAGGACGCGGCCTTCGGCCTCGACAGCCAGCCCTTCGTCGCCACCTCCTACGAGCAGGCGCGGGCGCTCTGGGATGCGCAGATGCCGGTCATCACCGAGCTTCTGGCCGAGCAGGGGCTGCGCCCGCTCTACGCCGTGCCCTGGCCCGCGCAGGGTCTCTACACCAATGGCGAGGTCACGGCGGCCTCCGATCTCGAGGGGCTGCGCTTCCGCGCCTATAACGCCCAGCTCGAGGAATTCGCGGGCCTGGCCGGCGCCGCGCCCGTGCAGGTCGAGGCGCCCGACATCCCGCAGGCCTTCGCGACGGGCCAGGTCGAGGCGATGATGACGTCCCCCTCGACCGGCGTGTCCTCCTCGGCCTGGGATTTCGTGACCCATTACGGCCAGGTGGACGCCTGGCTGCCCAAGAACATCGTCGTCGTGAACGAGCGGGCCTTCCTGCGCCTCGACGAAGCGGCGCAGAAGGCGATCCTCGAAGCGGCGGCGCGGGCCGAGGCGCGCGGCTGGCAGCTCTCGATGGAGGAGACGAGCTCGAAGACCGAGGAGCTCGCCGCGAACGGCATCACGGTCTACGCGCCCTCCGAGCAGCTGGTCGCGGATCTGCAGGGCTTCGGCGCGCAGATGCTGGAGACCTGGAACGCCTCGGCCTCCGACGAGGCCAAGCAGATCCTCGAGACCTTCAACCAGTAA